From a single Anomaloglossus baeobatrachus isolate aAnoBae1 chromosome 4, aAnoBae1.hap1, whole genome shotgun sequence genomic region:
- the TUBAL3 gene encoding tubulin alpha chain-like 3 yields the protein MSCGCIPVLPLLIELQRECISIHIGQAGVQMGNACWELYCLEHGIQPDGIIPKESNNADASFGTFFFETGAGKHVPRAVLVDLEPSVIGEIRTGPYRTLFHPEQLIAGKEDAANNYARGHYTIGKEIVDGVLDRLRKMSDQCSGLQGFLIFHSFGGGTGSGFTSLLMERLSVDYGKKSKLEFSVYPAPQISTAVVEPYNSILTTHTTLEHSDCAFMVDNEAIYDICNRNLDIERPSYTNLNRLIGQIVSSITASLRFDGALNVDLTEFQTNLVPYPRIHFPLVTYSPIISAEKAYHEQLSVPEITNACFEYSNQMVKCDPRRGKYMACCLLYRGDVVPKDVNAAIAAIKMRKSIQFVDWCPTGFKVGINYQPPTVVPGGDLAKVQRAVCMLSNTTAIAEAWARLDHKFDLMYSKRAFVHWYVGEGMEEGEFSEAREDMAALEKDYEEVGTDSVDGGEEEDEY from the exons ATGTCTTGTGGTTGTATTCCAGTACTACCACTGCTGATTGAGCTTCAA AGGGAATGCATCTCTATACATATTGGCCAGGCAGGAGTGCAGATGGGCAATGCCTGCTGGGAGCTTTACTGTCTAGAGCATGGAATCCAGCCAGATGGGATTATCCCTAAGGAGAGTAACAATGCAGATGCATCTTTTGGGACCTTCTTCTTTGAAACTGGAGCAGGAAAGCATGTGCCTCGAGCTGTGCTTGTTGACTTGGAACCAAGTGTTATTG GTGAGATCAGAACCGGACCCTACCGCACACTGTTCCATCCAGAGCAGCTGATTGCCGGCAAGGAAGACGCTGCCAATAATTATGCCAGAGGTCACTACACCATTGGAAAGGAGATTGTTGATGGTGTTTTGGATAGATTACGCAAAATG TCGGACCAGTGCAGCGGCCTTCAAGGATTTCTAATCTTTCACAGTTTTGGAGGAGGTACTGGTTCTGGTTTCACTTCTTTGCTGATGGAGCGTCTTTCTGTTGACTATGGAAAGAAATCAAAGCTTGAGTTCTCAGTGTATCCTGCTCCACAAATTTCTACTGCCGTTGTGGAACCTTACAATTCAATTCTGACAACCCACACGACTCTAGAGCACTCGGACTGTGCTTTCATGGTAGATAATGAGGCGATTTATGATATATGTAACCGTAACCTGGACATTGAGCGACCTTCATATACCAACCTGAACCGCCTGATAGGGCAGATAGTTTCCTCTATTACTGCCTCCTTGAGATTTGACGGTGCGTTAAATGTTGACTTGACAGAATTCCAGACTAACTTGGTGCCTTATCCTAGAATACATTTCCCACTAGTAACTTACTCCCCCATAATATCGGCAGAGAAAGCTTATCACGAACAGCTGTCGGTGCCAGAGATTACTAATGCATGTTTTGAATATTCAAATCAGATGGTAAAATGTGACCCCAGGCGTGGTAAATACATGGCCTGCTGCTTGTTGTACAGGGGTGATGTGGTGCCCAAGGATGTAAATGCTGCCATAGCAGCTATTAAAATGAGGAAGTCAATCCAGTTTGTTGACTGGTGTCCTACTGGATTCAAAGTGGGGATCAATTACCAGCCCCCTACTGTGGTCCCAGGAGGGGACTTGGCCAAAGTTCAACGTGCTGTCTGCATGCTGAGTAATACTACAGCAATTGCAGAAGCCTGGGCTAGATTGGACCATAAGTTTGACCTCATGTATTCGAAGAGGGCTTTTGTCCACTGGTAtgtgggagaggggatggaagaaggGGAGTTCTCTGAAGCAAGAGAGGATATGGCTGCTCTGGAGAAGGATTATGAAGAAGTAGGGACTGATTCTGTGGATGGTGGAGAGGAGGAGGATGAGTACTGA